One Neovison vison isolate M4711 chromosome 2, ASM_NN_V1, whole genome shotgun sequence genomic window carries:
- the BCAS2 gene encoding pre-mRNA-splicing factor SPF27, with amino-acid sequence MAGTGLVAGEVVVDALPYFDQGYEAPGVREAAAALVEEETRRYRPTKNYLSYLTAPDYSAFETDIMRNEFERLAARQPIELLSMKRYELPAPSSGQKNDITAWQECVNNSMAQLEHQAVRIENLELMSQHGCNAWKVYNENLVHMIEHAQKELQKLRKHIQDLNWQRKNMQLTAGSKLREMESTWVSLVSKNYEIERTIVQLENEIFQMKQQHGEANKENIRQDF; translated from the exons ATGGCGGGCACAGGCTTAGTTGCCGGAGAGGTTGTGGTAGATGCACTGCCGTATTTTGACCAAGGTTATGAAGCGCCCGGCGTGCGGGAAGCG GCTGCGGCGCTGGTGGAGGAGGAAACCCGCAGATACCGACCTACCAAGAACTACCTGAGCTACCTGACGGCCCCGGATTATTCTGCTTTTGAA ACCGACATAATGAGAAATGAATTTGAAAGACTGGCTGCTCGGCAACCAATAGAATTACTCAGTATGAAACG gTATGAACTTCCAGCCCCTTCCTCAGGTCAGAAAAACGACATTACTGCATGGCAAGAATGTGTAAACAATTCAATGGCCCAGTTAGAGCATCAGGCAGTTCGAATTGAGAATCTGGAACTAATGTCACAGCATGGATGCAATGCCTGGAAAGTATATAATGA aaATCTAGTTCATATGATTGAACATGCACAGAAAGAGCTCCAGAAGTTAAG GAAACATATTCAAGATTTAAACTGGCAGCGAAAGAACATGCAGCTCACAGCTGGATCTAAATTAAGGGAAATGGAGTCAAC tTGGGTATCCCTGGTCAGTAAGAATTACGAGATTGAAAGGACTATTGtgcaattagaaaatgaaatctttcaaatGAAGCAGCAACATGGAGaggcaaacaaagaaaatatCCGGCAAGACTTCTAA